A part of Planctomycetota bacterium genomic DNA contains:
- a CDS encoding sugar phosphate isomerase/epimerase family protein, producing MRFSFMTFSCPELTWPEVLGVAKRFGYDGVEPRAQAKHAHGIETTATPAQRAELRRMAEDAGIAVACLATSCSYTAPTAGELSRMMADSRALIALAHDLGAPTMRVFGGVIPKGMSRDEATHQVADCLSQLAEEARVAGVALCVETHDSWCDARDLARVLSLVAHPSVRANWDIMHPVNAAGMTMDAAFAALRPFIRHVHFHDGKRNDKGGLDLCPIGTGIIDHRRAVQLLQSVDFQGHLSGEWIAWEPWQTHLPRELATMKSYLA from the coding sequence ATGCGGTTCAGCTTCATGACCTTCTCGTGCCCCGAACTCACCTGGCCCGAGGTGCTCGGGGTAGCGAAGCGCTTCGGCTACGACGGCGTGGAGCCGCGCGCCCAGGCCAAGCACGCCCACGGCATCGAGACCACGGCCACGCCCGCCCAGCGCGCCGAGCTCCGCAGGATGGCCGAAGACGCCGGCATCGCCGTGGCCTGCCTCGCCACGTCGTGCTCGTACACGGCGCCCACCGCGGGCGAGCTGAGCCGCATGATGGCCGACTCGCGCGCGCTCATCGCCCTCGCCCACGACCTCGGTGCGCCCACGATGCGCGTCTTCGGCGGCGTCATCCCCAAGGGCATGAGCCGCGACGAGGCGACGCACCAGGTGGCCGACTGCCTTTCGCAGCTCGCCGAGGAGGCCCGTGTCGCCGGAGTCGCCCTCTGCGTCGAGACCCACGACTCGTGGTGCGACGCGCGCGACCTCGCGCGCGTGCTCAGCCTGGTCGCCCACCCCAGCGTGCGTGCGAACTGGGACATCATGCACCCTGTGAACGCCGCGGGCATGACGATGGACGCGGCGTTTGCGGCCCTGCGGCCCTTCATCCGGCACGTGCACTTCCACGACGGCAAGCGCAATGACAAGGGCGGCCTGGACCTCTGCCCCATCGGGACCGGCATCATTGATCACCGCCGCGCCGTCCAGCTCCTCCAGAGCGTGGACTTCCAGGGCCACCTGAGCGGCGAGTGGATCGCCTGGGAGCCCTGGCAAACCCACCTGCCGCGCGAACTGGCCACGATGAAGAGCTATCTGGCGTGA
- a CDS encoding heparinase II/III family protein, with protein MNAEFLLAAACALGSVAAALAGDAPPASPDILKSLRPGHPRLLALEADLARVREMIAKEALAKEYHAALRAQAERYLKDPPLEYKLIGPRLLHVSRAAVDRLYTLGLLFRLDGEATFADRAIAELLNVCAFKDWHPSHFLDTAEMTHAVAIGYDWFYGRLSPEQRRTVVEAIVNKGLLPAKKVYDGDGWWAKSTHNWNQVCNGGIAIGALAIADEQPELAAYILNAARASIPRATRSYEPDGGWAEGPGYWHYATRYNVYYLATLQTALGTDLGLLEAMPGFRKAGDFRLYFAGPVGRTFNYADAGDRTGRAAEMFWLARTLDQPRYAWHERNCEGRPDALDLLWFDPRGAGPKAENWPLDRAFRGVEVAFLRSAWEDREAIFVGFKGGDNKANHSNLDLGVFVLDALGQRWAVDLGGDDYNLPAYFGNKRWTYYRLRTEGHNTLTFNGENQDPAASAPLVAFASTPARAFAIADLSRASKQAARWRRGMALLDRKEVLVQDEVQLKAPAELAWTLHTPATIALDGATATLKIGEACLRAAILEPKEAKFETASAAPPPPQAQNAGITRLMVRLPQFTEGRLAILLTPYRGQPPAPQRAVTPLQQWIDETPGSALGK; from the coding sequence ATGAATGCCGAGTTCCTTCTTGCCGCTGCCTGCGCCCTGGGCTCGGTGGCCGCGGCGCTCGCCGGCGATGCGCCGCCGGCCAGCCCCGATATTCTGAAGTCGCTGCGCCCGGGCCATCCGCGCCTCCTCGCGCTCGAGGCCGATCTGGCCCGCGTGCGCGAGATGATCGCGAAGGAGGCGCTGGCGAAAGAGTACCACGCCGCGCTCCGCGCGCAGGCCGAACGCTACCTGAAGGACCCGCCGCTGGAGTACAAGCTCATCGGGCCGCGCCTCCTGCACGTGAGCCGCGCGGCGGTGGACCGCCTCTACACCCTCGGCCTGCTCTTCCGCCTCGACGGCGAGGCGACCTTCGCCGACCGCGCCATCGCCGAGCTGCTCAACGTGTGCGCGTTCAAGGACTGGCACCCCTCGCACTTCCTCGACACGGCCGAGATGACCCACGCCGTCGCCATCGGCTACGACTGGTTCTACGGTCGCCTGTCGCCCGAGCAGCGCCGCACCGTGGTCGAGGCCATCGTGAACAAGGGCCTGCTGCCCGCCAAGAAGGTCTACGACGGCGACGGCTGGTGGGCGAAGTCCACCCACAACTGGAACCAGGTGTGCAACGGCGGCATCGCCATCGGCGCGCTGGCCATCGCTGACGAGCAGCCGGAGCTGGCCGCCTACATCCTCAACGCCGCCCGCGCCTCGATTCCGCGCGCGACGCGCAGCTACGAGCCCGACGGCGGCTGGGCCGAAGGCCCCGGCTACTGGCACTACGCCACGCGGTACAACGTCTACTACCTCGCCACGCTCCAGACGGCCCTCGGCACCGACCTGGGCCTCCTCGAGGCCATGCCCGGCTTCCGCAAGGCGGGCGACTTCCGGCTCTACTTCGCCGGCCCCGTGGGCCGCACCTTCAACTACGCCGACGCCGGCGACCGCACGGGGCGCGCGGCCGAGATGTTCTGGCTCGCCCGCACCCTCGACCAGCCGCGCTACGCCTGGCACGAGCGGAACTGCGAGGGCCGCCCCGACGCCCTCGACCTCCTCTGGTTCGACCCGCGCGGGGCCGGGCCCAAGGCCGAGAACTGGCCCCTCGACCGCGCCTTCCGCGGCGTCGAGGTCGCCTTCCTGCGCTCCGCCTGGGAGGACCGCGAGGCCATCTTCGTGGGCTTCAAGGGCGGCGACAACAAGGCCAACCACTCGAACCTCGACCTCGGCGTGTTCGTGCTCGACGCCCTGGGCCAGCGCTGGGCGGTGGACCTCGGCGGCGACGACTACAATCTGCCCGCCTACTTCGGCAACAAGCGCTGGACCTACTACCGCCTGCGCACCGAGGGCCACAACACCCTCACCTTCAACGGCGAAAACCAGGACCCCGCGGCCAGCGCGCCCCTGGTAGCCTTCGCCTCGACGCCCGCGCGGGCCTTCGCCATCGCCGACCTCTCGCGCGCGAGCAAGCAGGCCGCCCGCTGGCGGCGCGGCATGGCGCTCCTCGACCGCAAGGAGGTCCTCGTGCAGGACGAGGTGCAGCTCAAGGCCCCCGCCGAGCTGGCCTGGACGCTCCACACGCCCGCGACGATCGCGCTCGATGGGGCGACGGCCACGCTGAAGATTGGCGAGGCCTGCCTGCGCGCGGCCATCCTCGAGCCGAAGGAGGCGAAGTTCGAAACCGCCTCCGCCGCCCCGCCGCCGCCCCAGGCGCAGAACGCGGGCATCACCCGCCTGATGGTGCGCCTGCCGCAGTTCACCGAAGGCCGCCTTGCCATCCTCCTCACGCCCTATCGCGGCCAGCCGCCCGCGCCCCAGCGCGCCGTCACCCCCCTCCAGCAATGGATTGACGAAACCCCAGGCTCGGCCCTGGGCAAATGA